One region of Quercus lobata isolate SW786 chromosome 2, ValleyOak3.0 Primary Assembly, whole genome shotgun sequence genomic DNA includes:
- the LOC115976906 gene encoding cystathionine gamma-synthase 1, chloroplastic: MAVSSCPRVFPSFFECRSDPEFSGAPKTSGGWQRKPSQSRFFGSRLNSASAQGAILRFPPNFVRQLSTKARRNCSNIGVAQIVAASWSNNSNPSSPPPAAASSSAAAAAATAATEPIAPIGDDVALLGKEEDLKANVNLELPLETEDKEEALPIPKLSIFSCDGSLAIHAGERFGRGIVTDAITTPVVNTSAYFFKKTSELIDFKEKRKASFEYGRYGNPTTVVLEEKISALEGAESTMITSSGMNISTVMLMALVPAGGHLVTTTDCYRKTRIFIENFLPKMGIKATVIDPADVGALESALNENNVSLFFTESPTNPFLRCVDIKLVSELCHKKGALVCIDGTFATPLNQKALALGADLVLHSATKYLGGHNDVLGGCLSGSEKLVTEVRTLHHVLGGALNPNAAYLILRGMKTLHLRVQQQNSTALRMAKLLEAHPKVAHVYYPGLPSHPEHKLAMQQMTGFGGVVSFEVDGDLNTTIQFIDSLNIPYIAPSFGGCESIVDQPAIMSYWDLPQSERVKYGIKDNLVRFSFGVEDFEDLKADILQALEAI; this comes from the exons atggCCGTGTCCTCGTGTCCCCGtgttttcccttctttcttcgagTGTCGTTCAGATCCCGAATTCTCCGGCGCGCCAAAAACCAGCGGAGGATGGCAGAGGAAGCCGAGCCAGAGCCGGTTCTTCGGCAGCCGGCTCAACTCGGCTTCGGCTCAAGGAGCGATCCTTCGTTTTCCTCCCAACTTCGTGCGCCAGCTCAGCACCAAGGCTCGCCGGAATTGTAGCAACATCGGCGTCGCTCAGATCGTCGCGGCTTCTTGGTCCAACAACTCCAACCCCTCTTCCCCTCCCCCGGCGGCGGCCTCTTCTTcagccgccgccgccgccgccactGCCGCCACTGAACCGATCGCTCCGATCGGTGATGACGTGGCCTTGCTTGGCAAGGAAGAAGATCTGAAAGCCAATGTGAATTTGGAATTACCGTTGGAGACTGAAGACAAGGAAGAGGCTTTGCCTATTCCAAAGCTCTCCATCTTTAGCTGCGATGGTAGCCTTGCCATTCATGCCG GGGAGAGATTTGGACGCGGAATAGTAACTGATGCAATTACAACTCCTGTGGTTAATACTTCTGCCTACTTCTTTAAGAAGACTTCTGAGCTCATTGATTTCAAG GAGAAACGCAAGGCAAGTTTTGAATATGGGCGGTATGGAAATCCAACCACGGTTGTTCTTGAGGAGAAGATAAG TGCGCTTGAGGGGGCTGAATCGACCATGATAACGTCATCTGGCATGAACATTAGCACGGTCATGTTGATGGCACTGGTTCCTGCTGGTGGGCATCTTGTGACGACGACAGATTGTTATAGGAAGACTAGGATCTTCATTGAGAACTTTCTACCCAAAATGGGGATCAAG GCCACAGTCATTGACCCTGCAGATGTTGGAGCCTTGGAATCTGCACTGAATGAGAACAAT gtttctcttttcttcacaGAATCGCCAACCAATCCTTTCCTCAGATGTGTTGACATTAAGCTGGTTTCAGAGCTTTGCCACAAGAAAGGAGCATTGGTCTGTATAGACGGTACCTTTGCAACACCCCTCAACCAAAAGGCCCTGGCCCTAGGGGCCGATCTTGTTCTGCACTCTGCAACAAAATACCTTGGGGGCCACAATGAT GTACTTGGAGGTTGCCTTAGTGGTTCTGAGAAGTTGGTCACAGAAGTTCGTACTTTGCATCATGTTTTGGGTGGTGCTCTCAACCCG AATGCCGCATACCTGATCCTCCGAGGCATGAAGACACTGCATCTTCGTGTGCAGCAGCAGAATTCAACAGCGCTAAGGATGGCCAAGCTTTTAGAGGCACATCCTAAG GTAGCACATGTCTATTATCCTGGGTTGCCAAGTCATCCTGAGCATAAACTTGCCATGCAGCAGATGACTGGTTTTGGTGGTGTGGTCAGTTTTGAG GTTGATGGAGACCTAAACACCACCATACAATTCATTGACTCACTGAATATCCCATATATTGCCCCGTCCTTTGGTGGCTGTGAGAGCATTGTGGATCAGCCAGCAATTATGTCTTACTG gGATCTACCTCAGTCAGAAAGGGTCAAGTATGGGATTAAGGATAACCTGGTTCGATTTAGCTTTGGGGTTGAGGACTTTGAAGATTTGAAGGCTGACATACTTCAGGCTTTAGAGGCCATATAG